One segment of Bacillus alkalisoli DNA contains the following:
- the ftsE gene encoding cell division ATP-binding protein FtsE, translated as MIEMKEVFKKYPNGVQAVNGINIKIDQGEFVYVVGPSGAGKSTFIKMMHREEKPTSGSIIIDGIELSKIKESKVPIFRRNIGVVFQDYKLLHQLTVFENVAFALEVIEESPKVIKKRVMEVLDLVKLKHKARHFPTELSGGEQQRVSIARSIVNNPRVMIADEPTGNLDPETSWEIMNIFEEINEKGTTIVMATHNREIVNTIKKRVIAIENGKIARDEAKGVYGYEA; from the coding sequence ATGATTGAAATGAAAGAAGTATTTAAAAAATACCCGAACGGTGTACAAGCTGTGAATGGTATAAATATAAAAATTGATCAAGGCGAATTCGTCTATGTTGTAGGGCCGAGTGGTGCTGGTAAGTCAACGTTCATTAAAATGATGCATCGAGAAGAAAAACCGACAAGTGGATCCATTATAATTGACGGAATTGAATTATCAAAAATTAAAGAAAGTAAAGTGCCGATTTTTCGTCGAAACATCGGAGTTGTTTTCCAAGATTATAAATTACTACATCAATTAACGGTATTCGAAAACGTTGCATTCGCGTTGGAAGTTATTGAAGAGTCACCAAAAGTGATTAAAAAACGGGTTATGGAAGTGTTAGATTTAGTTAAGTTAAAACATAAAGCACGTCATTTTCCAACAGAACTATCAGGTGGAGAGCAGCAACGTGTATCGATTGCCCGCTCCATTGTAAACAACCCGAGAGTGATGATTGCCGATGAGCCTACCGGAAACTTAGATCCAGAAACATCGTGGGAAATTATGAACATCTTCGAAGAGATTAATGAAAAAGGCACAACAATCGTTATGGCAACCCATAACCGTGAAATTGTAAACACAATCAAAAAGCGTGTTATCGCAATTGAAAACGGAAAAATTGCCCGTGACGAAGCGAAGGGGGTTTACGGTTATGAAGCCTAG
- the ftsX gene encoding permease-like cell division protein FtsX — protein sequence MKPRTLIRHFKESFKSLTRNGWMTFASISAVTVTLVLVGVFLVLMMNLNSVATEIEKDVEIRTYIELTATEEEAAELQTQIEAIDKVELVEFSSKDKELQSLVNSFGEDGSVIGELFEQNNPLYDVLVVKTANPHDTFVVAKEIEKLDNAYKVIFGQETVEKLFQVFEIARNIGLALILGLVFTAMFLISNTIKITIFARRREIEIMKLVGATNGFIRWPFFLEGLWLGVLGSVVPIAIVLTAYYYVIDLVQPRLQGNFLQLLPFYPFAFQVTAILVAIGAFIGIWGSMMSVRKFLKV from the coding sequence ATGAAGCCTAGAACACTCATTCGTCATTTTAAAGAAAGTTTTAAAAGTTTAACTAGAAACGGTTGGATGACTTTTGCATCTATTTCCGCCGTAACCGTGACATTAGTGCTTGTTGGAGTTTTCTTAGTACTGATGATGAACTTAAACAGTGTCGCAACAGAAATTGAAAAAGATGTTGAAATAAGAACTTATATAGAGCTAACAGCAACGGAAGAAGAGGCAGCCGAGTTACAAACGCAAATTGAAGCGATAGATAAAGTAGAATTGGTTGAATTTTCTTCTAAAGATAAAGAACTGCAAAGTTTAGTGAATAGTTTCGGTGAAGATGGAAGTGTGATCGGGGAACTATTTGAGCAAAACAACCCGTTATACGATGTGTTAGTCGTTAAGACGGCAAACCCTCATGATACATTTGTAGTCGCAAAAGAGATTGAAAAACTGGATAACGCCTACAAAGTCATTTTTGGTCAAGAAACAGTGGAAAAATTATTCCAAGTTTTTGAGATTGCTAGAAATATAGGATTAGCATTAATTTTAGGATTAGTATTTACAGCGATGTTCTTAATCTCTAATACGATTAAAATTACTATATTCGCTCGTAGAAGAGAAATTGAAATAATGAAGTTAGTAGGGGCAACAAACGGATTTATTCGCTGGCCATTCTTCCTTGAAGGCTTATGGTTGGGAGTGTTAGGTTCTGTTGTACCAATTGCAATAGTTTTAACAGCTTATTACTATGTCATTGATTTAGTACAACCTAGACTACAAGGAAACTTCTTACAGCTTTTACCGTTTTATCCGTTCGCATTCCAAGTTACAGCAATCTTAGTAGCAATTGGAGCATTCATTGGGATTTGGGGAAGCATGATGTCTGTTCGTAAGTTTTTGAAAGTTTAA
- a CDS encoding murein hydrolase activator EnvC family protein — MRRKIGIIIIAAVIGITGFFSTNFTEQVSANLEMKERLNDVKDDRESNQESQQAKKDEVSKLQAEQQKLREEVRKLDLAVETTKNNIRTKQSEIEATQLEIEELKAEIEVLIERIERRSILLEDRARSFQQGGGAINYLDVILGAQSFGDFLDRVNAVATILQADRDIMVAHQNDLQLLEEKELELRNKLVSLEQQLVELEHLEASLRQQIKQKDALMADLKKQEDEAMHELHELEDEAKLLAAQERAIKAEIKAYEERKKREEEERRQREEEERKRQEAEAAAAAAAAAAAAARAAAGNSSPAPSSPAPAPAPAPTPPSPPPASNSGNFGVPATGAVTSGFGTRWGSFHAGIDIGRGGRSNVPVVASAAGTVFQSYYSTSYGNVVFITHNIDGQIWTTVYAHLENRAVSEGQSVSRGQFLGYMGNTGFSTGPHLHFELHRGMWNGNKTNAVNPRSFINF; from the coding sequence ATGAGAAGAAAGATTGGAATAATCATAATCGCAGCTGTCATTGGAATAACTGGTTTCTTTTCTACAAACTTTACCGAGCAAGTATCAGCCAATCTTGAAATGAAAGAACGTTTAAACGATGTAAAAGATGATCGTGAATCAAATCAAGAATCACAGCAAGCAAAAAAAGATGAAGTATCGAAGTTACAAGCAGAACAACAAAAGCTTCGTGAAGAAGTGAGAAAACTAGATCTTGCAGTAGAAACAACGAAAAATAATATTCGTACAAAACAGTCAGAAATCGAAGCAACTCAACTAGAAATTGAAGAGTTAAAAGCTGAAATTGAAGTATTAATAGAACGTATAGAACGTAGAAGTATATTATTAGAAGACCGTGCACGCTCTTTCCAACAAGGTGGAGGCGCGATTAATTATCTAGACGTAATCTTAGGTGCACAAAGTTTTGGGGACTTTTTAGATAGAGTGAATGCAGTAGCAACTATTCTGCAGGCAGACCGAGACATCATGGTAGCTCATCAAAATGACCTGCAACTTTTAGAAGAAAAAGAGCTTGAACTTCGCAACAAATTGGTTAGCCTAGAACAACAACTAGTAGAATTAGAACACTTAGAGGCAAGTCTTCGTCAACAAATTAAGCAAAAAGATGCTTTAATGGCAGATTTAAAGAAACAAGAAGACGAAGCAATGCATGAGCTTCATGAATTAGAAGACGAAGCGAAATTATTAGCAGCTCAAGAAAGAGCGATTAAAGCAGAAATTAAAGCGTATGAAGAAAGAAAGAAACGTGAAGAAGAAGAGCGTCGTCAGCGTGAAGAAGAAGAGCGTAAACGTCAAGAAGCGGAAGCAGCAGCAGCAGCTGCGGCAGCCGCGGCGGCTGCTGCAAGAGCGGCCGCTGGTAATAGTTCACCAGCACCATCTAGTCCAGCACCGGCACCGGCACCGGCACCAACACCACCTTCTCCACCGCCAGCGTCTAATTCAGGGAACTTTGGAGTGCCAGCAACTGGAGCGGTTACATCTGGTTTCGGAACTCGTTGGGGATCTTTCCATGCTGGTATTGATATCGGTCGTGGTGGAAGATCGAATGTACCAGTTGTAGCATCAGCTGCAGGTACAGTGTTCCAGTCTTACTACTCTACATCTTACGGAAATGTTGTCTTTATTACGCATAACATCGATGGCCAAATTTGGACAACGGTTTACGCACACTTAGAAAACCGTGCAGTAAGTGAAGGACAGTCTGTATCTAGAGGACAATTCTTAGGATATATGGGTAACACAGGATTCTCTACTGGACCACACTTACACTTTGAACTTCACCGTGGAATGTGGAACGGTAATAAAACGAATGCAGTAAACCCTAGAAGTTTCATTAATTTCTAA
- a CDS encoding mechanosensitive ion channel family protein, whose product MEEQILNEQLHYLMTHTSIHKLLIAIVGITVIFFFATGLRKSVQRYVRDHSNWYKTRKSINIFGYVLAGIFLVVLYSDKLGGITVVLGVASAGIAFSLREVIASVAGWLTIIVGGMFKTGDRVQLGGVTGDVIDLGILRTTIMETGRWVNGDLYNGRIVKIANSFVFTEPVYNYSTDFPFLWDEITIPVKFGSDYTFARELINRVAFEKTGAYSDHAQEHWKTMVRKFNIEDATTKPLVTLAVNDNWVEFTLRYVVEYKKRRIMKDELFTKILEEIENSSGKVQLASATFEVVSTPPLNVKFEEEKTD is encoded by the coding sequence ATGGAAGAACAAATATTAAATGAGCAGCTACATTATTTAATGACTCATACTTCGATACATAAGCTTTTAATTGCGATTGTTGGTATTACGGTTATTTTCTTTTTTGCTACTGGCTTGAGGAAAAGTGTGCAACGCTATGTTCGAGATCATAGTAACTGGTATAAAACGAGGAAATCGATTAATATTTTTGGCTATGTGCTTGCAGGTATTTTTTTAGTTGTGCTGTACAGTGATAAGCTTGGTGGAATTACGGTCGTGCTTGGAGTAGCGAGTGCAGGAATTGCTTTTTCCTTACGGGAAGTGATCGCGAGTGTTGCTGGATGGTTAACAATTATTGTTGGTGGGATGTTTAAAACTGGGGATCGCGTTCAACTTGGAGGTGTTACAGGGGATGTTATTGATCTTGGTATACTTCGAACAACAATCATGGAAACCGGTAGATGGGTAAATGGCGACTTATATAACGGTCGCATTGTAAAAATTGCGAATAGCTTCGTATTTACAGAACCTGTATATAATTACTCCACAGACTTTCCATTTCTGTGGGACGAAATTACCATTCCTGTGAAATTTGGTAGTGATTATACGTTTGCAAGGGAGCTAATAAACCGTGTTGCGTTTGAAAAAACAGGAGCTTATAGCGACCACGCTCAAGAACACTGGAAAACAATGGTTCGGAAATTTAACATTGAAGATGCCACCACAAAGCCTCTCGTGACACTAGCGGTAAATGACAACTGGGTAGAGTTTACGTTGCGATATGTTGTTGAATATAAAAAGCGTAGAATCATGAAAGACGAGTTGTTCACGAAAATCTTGGAGGAAATAGAGAATAGTTCAGGAAAGGTTCAACTAGCTTCTGCAACATTTGAAGTGGTGAGCACCCCGCCACTAAATGTAAAATTTGAAGAGGAAAAAACTGATTAA
- a CDS encoding S41 family peptidase, giving the protein MNRKVLPLLVLLSVLLGAAGMYTGLQMFGHQPATTIPSKQAEGQGQENKETNAIPVNLDEQMEKIRQTFELISKRYVDEVDESTLIEGAIQGMVNTLNDPYSVYMDKATADQFTQNLESSFEGIGAEVGMQNGKVTIVSPFRGSPAEKAGLMPNDSIISVDGEDITGLDLYQAVLKIRGEKGTIVKLEVERPGVNEPFVVDVTRDTIPLETVYSKTFDVNNKKVGYIQITSFAKDTANDFKDQLREIEQENIAGLIIDVRGNPGGLLEQVQGIVSELITKDKPYLQIEERSGEKQRYFSSLTEKKPYPIVTLIDKGSASASEILAGALKEAGGYEIVGDASFGKGTVQQAIPFNDGSNVKLTLFKWLTPDGNWIHNEGVQPTVPVKQPDYFYANPISLEENEELAFDTNSEKVRNAQVMLNGIGFDAGRLDGYFSKETEEAVKKFQQENGLTVTGKIDSSTAEQLQSQLIEAVRAEENDLQLKKAKEVLFQ; this is encoded by the coding sequence ATGAACCGAAAAGTATTACCATTACTCGTTTTATTATCTGTTTTATTAGGTGCTGCAGGCATGTACACTGGCCTACAAATGTTTGGGCATCAGCCCGCAACAACTATTCCTTCCAAGCAAGCAGAAGGACAAGGTCAAGAAAACAAAGAAACAAACGCTATTCCAGTCAATCTGGACGAGCAAATGGAAAAAATCCGCCAAACTTTCGAATTAATTTCTAAAAGATATGTGGATGAAGTTGATGAATCAACGTTAATAGAAGGCGCCATTCAAGGAATGGTAAACACGCTAAACGATCCATACTCCGTATATATGGATAAAGCAACAGCCGACCAATTCACTCAAAACTTAGAATCCTCTTTTGAAGGAATTGGGGCAGAAGTTGGCATGCAAAACGGAAAAGTAACGATCGTTTCTCCTTTCCGTGGCTCACCAGCAGAAAAAGCAGGCTTAATGCCAAACGACTCTATCATTAGCGTCGACGGCGAAGATATTACGGGCCTTGATTTATACCAAGCGGTTTTGAAAATCCGCGGTGAAAAAGGGACTATTGTAAAACTAGAAGTTGAGCGTCCAGGCGTAAATGAGCCGTTCGTCGTCGATGTAACACGTGATACCATTCCGTTAGAAACGGTATACTCGAAAACATTTGATGTAAACAATAAAAAAGTTGGATACATCCAAATTACTTCTTTTGCAAAAGACACAGCTAATGACTTTAAAGATCAATTAAGAGAAATAGAACAAGAAAATATTGCAGGCTTAATTATCGACGTACGAGGTAATCCTGGTGGCTTGTTAGAGCAAGTTCAAGGCATTGTCTCTGAGTTAATCACAAAAGATAAACCATACTTACAAATTGAAGAACGATCTGGTGAAAAGCAACGCTACTTCTCGTCTTTAACAGAGAAAAAGCCATATCCAATCGTCACTTTAATAGATAAAGGAAGTGCATCTGCTTCTGAAATTTTAGCGGGAGCTTTAAAAGAAGCTGGTGGATATGAAATCGTTGGTGATGCATCTTTCGGTAAAGGTACTGTTCAACAAGCTATACCGTTTAATGATGGCAGTAACGTGAAGTTAACATTATTCAAGTGGTTAACTCCAGACGGAAACTGGATTCATAACGAAGGAGTTCAACCGACTGTTCCTGTTAAACAACCAGATTATTTCTATGCTAACCCTATCAGTTTAGAAGAGAACGAAGAGTTAGCTTTTGATACAAATAGCGAAAAAGTACGCAATGCACAAGTAATGTTAAACGGTATCGGCTTTGATGCGGGGCGTTTAGATGGATACTTCAGTAAAGAAACAGAAGAGGCCGTGAAGAAGTTCCAACAAGAAAACGGCTTAACGGTCACAGGCAAAATCGACAGTAGCACCGCAGAACAACTACAAAGCCAATTAATCGAAGCAGTACGAGCAGAAGAAAACGACCTACAGCTGAAAAAAGCGAAGGAAGTATTGTTTCAATAA
- a CDS encoding PDZ domain-containing protein, with product MKLIHIYIINDGLAVVGLFEVLSMELLKAIGRFFIHPVTYTTLVVALFLGYFRVKRERYDFHTRVFDVIQELRFSSRGILYGFAISIITVGLGLMLPFGTIVLITIITILFMLTMKPRWLSAGYILGLSLLLVFVLPKMTTGILVLDELFLSIGTTNITTLAIVLAMLLFAEGLLISKQASMQTSPQLWKSKRGLPVGAHDSKRIWLVPVFLFLPGEGFSATVEWWPVFHVGGEAFTLWLVPFAIGFSQHVRTSFPDQTIRFTGRKVMLFAVIVTGLAIGSYWWAIVAVIAGFFAFIGREAISYAARATDEKDSPIFVHRKEGLIVLGIIPGTPAASTNVKVGEIILKVNGMSVSSVGDFYEALHKNRAFCKLQVVDENGESRFVQRALYEGEHHELGFLFVQEGRKWDKEKIV from the coding sequence ATGAAATTGATTCACATATATATTATTAATGATGGATTGGCGGTGGTTGGCTTGTTTGAAGTACTTAGTATGGAATTATTGAAGGCGATTGGACGCTTTTTTATTCATCCAGTCACCTATACAACCCTTGTAGTAGCCCTCTTTTTAGGATATTTTCGTGTGAAAAGAGAACGATACGATTTTCATACGAGAGTTTTTGACGTAATTCAAGAATTGCGTTTTTCAAGTCGAGGCATCTTATACGGCTTCGCAATATCCATTATTACAGTTGGACTTGGTTTAATGCTACCGTTCGGAACGATTGTACTCATTACAATCATCACAATTTTGTTCATGTTAACGATGAAACCACGCTGGCTATCTGCTGGATACATACTAGGTTTATCGTTGTTACTCGTATTTGTATTACCGAAAATGACAACTGGCATCCTTGTTTTGGACGAGTTGTTTCTAAGTATTGGCACGACAAACATAACAACATTGGCTATCGTTTTGGCTATGTTACTGTTTGCAGAAGGGCTCCTTATATCCAAGCAAGCAAGTATGCAAACTTCTCCACAATTATGGAAAAGTAAACGAGGATTGCCAGTCGGAGCGCATGATTCGAAAAGAATATGGCTAGTGCCTGTTTTCTTATTTTTACCTGGAGAAGGATTTTCAGCTACGGTTGAATGGTGGCCCGTGTTCCATGTAGGTGGCGAAGCCTTCACATTATGGTTAGTCCCATTTGCCATTGGTTTTTCTCAACATGTAAGAACAAGCTTCCCAGATCAGACAATTCGGTTTACTGGAAGAAAAGTTATGTTGTTCGCTGTAATTGTTACAGGGCTAGCGATTGGGTCTTATTGGTGGGCTATTGTGGCAGTAATTGCTGGATTCTTTGCATTCATCGGAAGAGAAGCGATTTCTTATGCGGCTCGTGCTACTGATGAGAAAGATTCCCCAATATTTGTACACCGTAAAGAAGGATTGATTGTACTTGGGATTATTCCAGGTACGCCAGCAGCTTCGACGAATGTGAAAGTTGGAGAAATTATTTTAAAAGTGAATGGAATGTCGGTTTCATCTGTTGGAGACTTTTACGAAGCACTTCATAAAAACCGGGCATTTTGTAAACTACAAGTTGTAGACGAAAATGGAGAATCCCGTTTCGTTCAAAGAGCATTATACGAAGGCGAACATCATGAATTAGGCTTCTTATTTGTCCAAGAAGGTAGAAAATGGGACAAGGAAAAAATAGTCTAA
- a CDS encoding peptide chain release factor 3, with protein sequence MKNESLKNEIDRRRTFAIISHPDAGKTTLTEKLLLFGNVIRSAGTVKGKKSGKFATSDWMEIEKKRGISVTSSVMSFEYMDKHINILDTPGHEDFSEDTYRTLTAVDSAVMIIDCTKGVEPQTIKLFKVCRMRGIPIFTFINKLDREGKEPLALLEEIEEVLGIESYAMNWPVGMGKRFLGVYDRYNEVFIRWQGKEEETHIPFTELDSVKEISEHPTFIQAKEDFELLEEAGNDFSIEKVKNGLQTPVFFGSAIANFGVEMFFRTFLDLANEPQSRKTSEEVVVPSSEQFSGFIFKIQANMNPAHRDRLAFLRICSGVFERGMSVTVSRTKKGIKLSQSQQFLASDRETVDHAYPGDIIGIYDPGVYQIGDSLYGENHHIEFDEIPTFAPELFVKVEAKNVMKGKQFQKGITQLVQEGAIQLFRQHGTESYILGAVGQLQLDVFEYRMKGEYNVDVVYTMIGSKIPRWIENEKVDTTLFDSRNILVKDRQGQYVALFDSDFSLRWFQDKNSDVTLIDIMAEDE encoded by the coding sequence GTGAAAAATGAATCATTAAAGAACGAAATAGATAGAAGAAGAACGTTTGCCATCATCTCTCACCCGGATGCAGGGAAAACGACACTGACGGAAAAACTATTACTATTCGGTAACGTTATTCGTTCCGCTGGTACAGTAAAAGGAAAAAAATCTGGCAAGTTCGCTACATCTGACTGGATGGAGATTGAGAAAAAACGTGGAATCTCTGTTACATCTTCGGTAATGAGCTTTGAGTATATGGATAAACATATTAATATCCTAGATACACCAGGACATGAAGACTTCAGTGAAGATACGTATCGTACGTTAACAGCTGTAGATAGCGCGGTTATGATTATCGACTGTACGAAAGGTGTCGAGCCGCAAACGATCAAACTTTTCAAAGTTTGTCGTATGCGTGGTATTCCGATTTTCACGTTCATTAACAAGTTAGACCGTGAAGGAAAAGAGCCGTTAGCACTTTTAGAAGAAATTGAAGAAGTGCTTGGCATTGAGTCTTATGCGATGAACTGGCCAGTAGGGATGGGGAAACGCTTTTTAGGGGTTTACGACCGCTACAATGAAGTATTTATACGTTGGCAAGGAAAAGAAGAAGAAACACATATTCCGTTTACAGAGCTTGATTCTGTAAAAGAAATTTCCGAACACCCAACTTTTATCCAAGCAAAAGAAGACTTTGAATTGTTAGAAGAAGCTGGAAATGATTTCTCCATCGAAAAAGTGAAAAATGGCTTGCAAACACCAGTGTTTTTCGGTAGTGCGATTGCAAACTTCGGTGTGGAAATGTTCTTCCGTACGTTCTTAGACTTAGCTAATGAGCCACAATCTCGTAAAACGTCTGAAGAGGTTGTAGTGCCATCTTCAGAGCAATTCTCTGGCTTTATTTTTAAAATTCAAGCAAACATGAACCCCGCTCACCGTGACAGGCTTGCGTTTTTACGAATATGTTCTGGTGTGTTTGAACGTGGTATGAGTGTGACAGTTAGTCGGACGAAAAAAGGCATTAAATTATCACAGTCTCAACAATTTTTAGCATCTGATCGTGAAACGGTTGACCATGCATATCCTGGAGATATTATTGGAATTTATGATCCAGGTGTGTACCAAATCGGTGATTCGTTATATGGCGAAAACCACCATATTGAATTTGATGAAATCCCAACGTTTGCCCCTGAGCTTTTCGTAAAAGTAGAGGCGAAAAACGTGATGAAAGGGAAGCAGTTCCAAAAAGGAATTACCCAACTTGTACAAGAAGGTGCCATTCAACTGTTCCGCCAACATGGCACAGAAAGTTACATTTTAGGTGCCGTTGGTCAGCTTCAATTAGACGTTTTTGAGTATCGTATGAAGGGTGAATACAATGTAGACGTTGTATACACGATGATTGGTTCGAAAATTCCTCGTTGGATTGAAAACGAAAAAGTGGATACAACCTTGTTTGATTCTCGTAACATTTTAGTAAAAGATAGACAAGGTCAATATGTTGCATTGTTTGATAGTGACTTCTCATTACGTTGGTTCCAAGATAAAAATAGCGACGTAACGTTAATTGATATTATGGCTGAAGATGAGTAA
- a CDS encoding CsbA family protein, with protein sequence MKVLLAIFLPALLVILFTRVTFNAYVGTALTAALIVAAILKGHSDEWFIIVLDIVSLGVGFLYARTMFKKKV encoded by the coding sequence ATAAAAGTATTATTAGCGATTTTTCTACCTGCATTGCTTGTTATTTTGTTTACGAGGGTTACGTTTAATGCGTATGTGGGGACTGCATTGACTGCTGCGTTAATCGTTGCCGCTATATTGAAGGGTCACTCGGACGAGTGGTTTATTATTGTGTTAGATATTGTATCCTTGGGCGTTGGATTTTTATACGCTCGAACGATGTTCAAAAAGAAAGTCTGA
- a CDS encoding sigma-70 family RNA polymerase sigma factor, which yields MGEFSEEEKIELVEKAMAQYGEAIKRLLFTYVRDHAVVDDLFQEVFIKVYYQLDSFRGDSELKTWIYRIAINKSKDYLRSFSTRLKNLVKLQSSFVAEQAADAEMLVMEGESQSEIGALVLQLPIKYREVLILFYYKDFTVEEISDILHMNKNTIKTRLNRGRSCLKDLMVDRGYDDDRLFR from the coding sequence ATGGGGGAATTTTCGGAGGAAGAAAAGATAGAGTTAGTGGAAAAAGCGATGGCTCAGTACGGGGAAGCGATTAAACGTCTACTATTCACTTATGTTCGCGACCATGCCGTTGTGGACGATTTGTTCCAGGAAGTGTTTATTAAAGTATATTACCAACTTGATTCCTTTCGAGGTGATAGTGAATTAAAAACGTGGATTTACCGGATTGCGATCAATAAAAGTAAAGACTATTTGCGGAGCTTTTCTACTAGATTGAAAAACTTAGTGAAATTGCAATCTAGTTTTGTGGCGGAACAAGCAGCCGATGCAGAGATGCTCGTGATGGAAGGCGAATCTCAGTCCGAAATAGGAGCGCTTGTCTTACAATTACCAATTAAATATCGAGAAGTATTGATTCTCTTTTATTATAAAGATTTCACGGTGGAAGAAATAAGTGACATCCTACATATGAACAAAAACACCATTAAAACGAGGCTCAACAGAGGCAGAAGCTGTCTAAAAGATTTGATGGTAGATAGGGGATATGACGATGACCGACTTTTTAGATAA